GGGCGACGTACACGTCGACGCTCCGCAGCAGCCGCGCCTTGTCCTCGTCGGAGACCATGCCGAGGAACTCCACCCGCGCGCGCAGGGCCGGCGGCAGCGAGGCCACCGCCTCTTCCTCGTCGCCGCGGCCGGCGACCAGCAGCCGTACGTCCGGGCAGGCCTCCACGATCTTCGGGAAGGCGGCCATCAGCACCGGCATGCCCTTGCGCGGTTCGTCGATGCGGCCGATGAAGCCGAGGGTGGCGCCCTGCCACTCGGGCTTCGGCTCGGCGCGGGCGAAGAAGCCGACGTCGACGCCGTTGGGGATGACGACGGCGTCTCCGCCGAGGTGTTCCACCAGCGTGCGCCGGGCGTACTCGCTCACCGCGATCCGCGCGCTGATCTTCTCCAGCGCGGGCTGCAGGATGGGGTACGCGGCGATCATGGCTCGCGAGCGCGGGTTCGAGGTGTGGAAGGTGGCCACGATCGGGCCCTGGGCCGCCCAGCAGGAGAGCAGGCCGAGCGAGGGCGAGGTCGGTTCGTGGATGTGGATGACGTCGAAGGTGCCCTCGTGCAGCCAGCGGCGCACCCGGGCGGCCGAGATGAAGCCGAAGTTCAGCCGGGCCACGGAACCGTTGTAGGGCACCGGCACCGCGCGTCCCGCCGAGACCACGTAGGGCGGCAGCGGGGTGTCCTCGTCCGCAGGGGCGAGCACGGACACCTGGTGGCCGCGGTCGATCAGGTGTTCGGCCAGGTCGCGGATGTGGAACTGGACGCCGCCGGGGACGTCCCAGGAGTACGGGCACACGATGCCGATCTTCATCCGGCCCCCTCCCCGCGGTCCGCCGCCCGGTGGGGTTCCCGGGGTTCGAGGTCGTCCAGCCACAGGCGCTGCAGCATGTGCCAGTCCTCGGGGTGCTCGGCGATCCCGGCGGCGAAGGCGTCGGCCACGGCCTGGGTCATCGCCGTCGTCTTCTCGTCCCTGGTGCCGGTCCCGGGCACCTGGACGGGCGGGTGGAAGCGGCCCCGCATCACGGGCGCCTCCTCGTACCAGAGCGTCACCGGCACCAGCAGCGCGCCGGTCTGCTGCGCGAGCAGCGCGGGACCGGCGGGCATCCGGGCCGTGGAGCCGAAGAAGTCCACCTCGACGCCGGAGGAGGACAGGTCGCGGTCGGCGACCAGGCAGATCAGTCCGCCCGAGCGCAGCCGGCGGGCGAGGGTGCCGAAGGCGGCGCCGCCGCTGTGCGGCAGCACCTCCATGCCGAGGCTCTCGCGGTAGGCGACGAACCGGTCGTAGAGGCTCTCGGGCTTGAGGCGCTCGGCGACCGTGGTGAACGGGATGCCGTGGTGGCTGGTGACCCAGGCCCCGGCGAGGTCCCAGTTGGCCAGGTGCGGCAGGGCGATGATCACACCGTTGCCGGCCGCCATGCCGTCGAGCAGGATCTGCTCGTCGGCCAGGCCGACCTCCCGGCCGAAGCGTTCCTTGTCCATCGCGGGCAGCCGGAAGGATTCCATCCAGTAGCGCATGTACGAGCGCATGCCCGCCCGGGACAGCTCCCGCAGCCGCTGCGGCCCCGCGTCCGGCACCACCCGGGCCAGGTTCGCCTCCAGCCGCAGCACGCTCTTGCCGCGCCGCTTCCAGGCACGGTCCGCGATGGTGCGTCCGAGGGCGACCGCCACCGGCTCCGGCAGCTTCTTCACGCCGGCCCAGCCGAGCCCGAAGACGCCGTCCGTGAGCCGGTCCGTCAGGGCGCCCATCAGGCGGCGCCGCCTTCGGCGGCTGCCGCGGCCGCGTCGGCCTCGGCGGCCTCGCGGCGCACGGTCACCACGCGCTGGATCAGCGTGACCAGCGAACCGACCGCCACCACCCAGAGCGCGACCGGCAGCAGCACCCCGATCCACGAGGGCACGCCGAAGGTCTCCAGGCCCGACAGACCGGCCGCGACCAGCGTGATCACCAGGCGTTCGGCGCGCTCGATGAGCCCGTTGACGGCCACCGGCAGTCCGATCGCCTCGCCGCGGGCCTTGGTGTACGAGACCACCTGGCCGCTCGCCAGGCAGAAGATGGCCACGGCGCACAACATGTTGTCGTGGCCCGATCCGGCGTACCAGAGCGCCAGGCCGCCGAAGATCGCGGCGTCCGCCACCCGGTCCAGCGTCGAGTCCAGGAACGCGCCCCACCGGCTGGAGACTCCGGCCTGCCGCGCCATGTTCCCGTCGACCAGGTCGGAGAACACGAAGAGGGTGATCGTGATCGTGCCCCAGAAGAACTCTCCCCGTGGGAAGAAGACCAGCGCTCCGGCCATCACTCCGGCCGTGCCGATCAGGGTGACCGCGTCCGGGCTCACCCCCCGACGGAGCAGAAACGCGGCGAACGGTGTGAGGACACGCGTAAAGAATGCACGCGCGTACTTGTTCAGCATGGCCTTCCCAGGGGGTCGCTGGGCCGCACGGCCACCACGGCCACCGGCTGGCCCATCGTAGCCAGCGCCCGGGGCCCGTACCGCCGCGCACCCACCGTGGGGCCCCGGCAATACCCGGATCGCGCCACACGGGCCCTTCGCCGGGGGTGGCCGGGTACGACGTATGGACGCAGTGTGACGCCAGTGCAAAGCTCGAAGGATCCCACCTCACCGTTGCACCGGGAGGAACGAGAATCATGGGTGACAAGACGCAGCAATCCGGGGCCGCCGGCAGGGCACTGACGGCCGACCGCCCCGCTTCGATACGCAATGTGGTGCTGGTCGGCCACAGTGGAGCCGGAAAGACCACCCTGGTCGAAGCCCTCGCCCTGACCGCCGGAGCGGTCGGCCGGGCCGGCCGGGTCGAGGACGGCGCGACCGTCTCCGACTACGACGAGATCGAGCACCGGCGCCAGCGCTCGGTCCAGCTCTCGCTCGTCCCCGTCGCCTGGGGCGACATCAAGATCAACATCCTGGACACCCCCGGATACGCCGACTTCGTCGGAGAACTCAGGGCCGGTCTGCGCGCCGCGGACGCGGCCCTCTTCGTCGTCTCGGCCGCCGGGGGCGCCACGGACGGCGAGGACGGCGTCGGGCTCTCCGGCGCGACCCGGATGGTCTGGGACGAGTGCGCGGCCGTCGGGATGCCCCGCGCCATCGTCGTGACCCACCTGGAGGCCGCCCGCGCCGACTACGGCCGGATGGCCGCCGTCTGCGGGGAGACCTTCGGCGCCGACGACCCCGACGCCGTCCTCCCCCTGTACCTGCCGCTGCACGGACCCGCCGGGCCCGACGGCCACGCCCCCGTCGCCGGCCTGCTCGGGCTGCTCTCCCGGCGCGTGTACGACTACACCTCCGGCGAGCGCGTCGAGCGCGACCCCGACCCCGCCGAGCTGGCCCTGATCACCGGCGCCCGGGCCCGGCTGATCGAGGGGATCATCGCCGAGAGCGAGGACGAGACCCTCATGGACCGCTACCTCGGCGGCGAGGAGATCGACGTCAAGACCCTCGTCGACGACCTGGAGCGCGCCGTCGCCCGGGGCACCTTCCACCCCGTGCTGATGGCCGCGCCCGCCGCCGACGGCGCCCGCCAGGGCCTCGGCACGGTCGAACTCCTCGAACTGATCACCGGCGGCTTCCCCACCCCCCTGGAGCGCCCCGCCCTCGCCGTCACCGACCCGGGCGGCGCCCCCCGCCCCGCGCTCACCTGCGATCCCGACGGCCCGCTCCTCGCCGAGGTCGTCAAGACCTCCTCCGACCCCTACGTCGGCCGGGTCTCCCTCGTCCGCGTCTTCTCCGGCACCCTGCGCCCCGAGGAGACCCTGCACGTCTGCGGCCACTTCCCCGGCGCCGACGGGGCCGCGCCCCGCGACCTGCACGAGGCCGACGAACGCGTCGGCACCCTCACCGCCCCCTTCGGCAAGCAGCAGCGCACCCTCACCCGGTGCATCGCGGGCGACCTCGCCTGCGTGGCCAAACTCACGCACGCCGAGACCGGCGACACCCTCTCCGCGAAGGCCGACCCCCTGCTCATGGAGCCCTGGGCGATGCCCGACCCGCTGCTCCCCCTCGCGATCGAGGCCCACAGCAAGGCCGATGAGGACAAGCTCTCGCAGGGCCTCGCCCGGCTCGTCGCCGAGGACCCGACCATGCGCCTGGAGCAGAATCCGCACACCCACCAGCTGGTCCTGTGGTGCCTGGGCGAGGCCCACCAGGAAGTCGCCCTCGAACGCCTGCGCAGCCGCTACGGCGTCCGGGTCGACGCCGTCCCGCACCGGGTGAGCCTGCGCGAGACCTTCGGCGCGAGCGCCACCGGCCGCGGCCGCCACGTCAAACAGTCCGGCGGCCACGGCCAGTTCGCCATCTGCGAGATCGACGTCGAGCCGCTCCCGGCGGGCAGCGGCATCGAGTTCGTGGACAAGGTGGTCGGCGGCGCCGTCCCGCGCCAGTTCATCCCGTCCGTCGAGAAGGGCGTACGGGCCCAGGCCGCCCGCGGCGTGGCCGCCGGGTACCCGCTGGTCGACGTACGGATCACGCTGCGCGACGGCAAGGCGCACTCCGTGGACTCCTCCGACGCGGCCTTCCAGACCGCGGGCGCCCTCGCCCTGCGCGAGGCCGCCGCCGAGGCCGCCATCCAGCTCCTCGAACCCGTCGCCGAACTCGTCGTCCTGGTCCCCGACGCCTACGTCGGCCCCGTCATGAACGACCTCGCCGGCCGTCGCGGCCGGGTCGTCGGCACCGAACCGGCGGGCCCCGGACGCTCCGTGGTCCGCGCCGAGATCCCCGAGATCGAGATCGGCCGCTACGCCGTCGAACTGCGCTCGGTCTCCCACGGAACCGGCGGCTTCAGCCGCAGCTACGCCCGCCACGAGCCCATGCCGCCGCAGCTGGCGGACAAGATGCGCGAACAGGCAGAGAAGGGAAGCCAGTTGACATAGCGACCGGGATGCCGCCCACCCAACCGGCTTGCGGTGGGCGGTATTTCCCTGTCCCATGACCATCGGGGGGCGACCCTCGCTAGGCTCTTTCAGGCTCGGCGGGGCGGGGCAGAACACAGGTGGCGCACCACAGGTGGCGGGACGCCGGGCACGGCACAAAGGGCACAGCGATGGGGGCAGCGGTGGCGGACGACGGTTTCGACTTCAGGCCGGGGGCGCAGATCCCCCTCCAGGGCGGCGGCGGCCAGACCGCGGCGACCAACGCGCTGGCCTCCGCCGCGTACCGCGACGGCAAGCCGGACGAGATACTCAAAGCCAACAACGAGCACTACGAATCCACCGTGAAGAAGGGAAAGCTCTCCCTCTTCGAGCCCAATTTCGGCGAGGCCTTCTGCCGGGCCGTCGAGGCCCGCATGCTCGGCGCGGGCCGCAAACCCCTGATCCAGTCCTTCGGCGCCGACCCGCAGACCGTCGTCGAGCACTGCCTCGCCGCCACGCGCCTGCGCAAGGAGCGCGACCGCAAGCTCCGGCTGATCATGCTGGTCTGCGGACTGGTCTTCCTTCCCGGACTCCTGTTGTGGCTGGGCCTGTTCCAGCTGCGCAAGACCCTCGCCAAGGACGCGGGCAAGCGCGCCTCCTGGATGGGCACCGCCCTGCTCGTCGGCATCGCGCTGGTGGTGGCCGTACTGATGTTCCGGCTGCCCCTCACCGGCTTCTGGGGCCTCTACCTGCGCGCGATGGTGATCGCGCCCGCCGCGGGCTGGCTGCTGGCCTCCCGCATCGCCGAGGCCGCCGCCAAGGACATGCGCGCCCGCTGGGACGGCCTGCTCGGCGGCGCCTCCGTCGGCGCCAAGATCCCCGAGGCGGTCCCCGGCAACCCGGACGAGACCGCCCGCGAGGACCTGCGCCACCAGCTGGCGAAACTCACCGCCGAGGGCCGCAGCAACTCCGTCTTCTACGCCGGCCCCAAGGGCATCCTCGGCATGGGCACCCGGTGGGGCAGCTGGCAGCTGGCCGAGGACCTCGCCCCGAAGACCGCGGGCACCGAGATCCACCCCTTCCGCAGCTGGGACGTGATCCGCGCGATCCAGGACCAGCTGCGCATGCTGGAACGCGGCCCCCTGCACACCGGCGGCTTCCCGCCGCCCTCCATCACCCACTGGATCGTCACCCCGGTCGGCGAGGGCGCCAAGGAGGTGGCCCGCCCCTCCGGCGCGGACGTGGACACCTTCCTCATCAAGCAGCACGAGATCACCCGGATCTGCAACGAGCAGCAGTTCGGCGCGGGCAACCGGCACTACCTCGGGGTCCAGTGGCCGCTGTGGGACGGCCAGTTGGTGATCACGATGATGGTCACCGTGACCGTGCTCTACAAGACCCTGCGCGTGGACGTCACCGCCCACTCGCTGGGCCCGGTGCACGGCCTGTTCACCACCAAGTCCGCGCCGAAGACCACCGAGGTCGCCAAGACCGTACGGTTCTGGGAGACCGTGGAACGCACCCACGCCCTCGTGGACGCCTCCGAGGTGGTGCGCCTCGCCGTCCGCGCCCCCTTCACCTGGTACCCGCCGCTGCTCGACTTCCTGGGCGGCAAGCTGGTGCTCCCCGAGCCGTTCGGCGTCCGCCACGTGTGGGCCGGTTCGATGTGGCGGCACCGCTTCATGGCCGACGACGCGATGCGCACGGCCACCCCGGTGCTGCGGGCCGTGCACGCGGCCGCCATGCGCGTGCTGGACGAGAACGGCGTCGACACGGAGCGCTTCGCCAACCGCTCGATGATCGTCAGCGGCATGGTCCAGGACGCCTCGCCGCGCAAGGCCGACGCCTACGACGCGTAACTCCCGTAGGCCCGTGGGCCCGTAGGCCCGGAAAACAGGAAGGGCCCCGGAAAACAGGAAAGGCAAGGAGGGAAAAGCTCTCCTTGCCACTCCCAACTTATAGCGCACGGGGGGTCTTGCGGCAAGGCCCCCGCCCTGGGGCAGAATCGCGGACCGAGGCCAGATCCTGCCGAATTGGGAGATTCACCACGTGCGTCTGCTTTCGCCCCTGTCCACCTCCGCGTTCGACCTGCCCGCCGCCCTCGACCCCAAGGCCGACCCGGCGCTGACCGACGGCGACGAGAGGCACTTCGCCGACCTCTCGGCCAGCCTGGAACAGACGATCGCCGAGCTGTCCGACCAGCTCGCGGTCACGCGCAAGGCACCCGGCGGCATCGGCCGCGGAGCCATGGACCGGGACGCGGAGATCCACCGCCTGACCGCCCGCCTGCGCACCCTGCGCCGCTTCGGCCTGGACCTGTGCCTGGGTCACATCGTCCCCGCGGACGGTTCCGGGCCCGTCTACGTCGGACGTCTCGGCCTCACCGATGCCACCGGGCGCCGGCTGCTCCTCGACTGGCGCTCCCCCGCGGCCGAGCCGTTCTTCGCGGCCACCCACGGCAACCCGATGGGGCTGGCGAGCCGCCGCCGCTACCGCTGGACCCGCGGCCGGATCAGCGACTACTGGGACGAGGTGTTCACCGCCGACGGCCTCGAAGGGCGCGCCGCCCTCGACGACCAGTCCGCCTTCATCGCCAGCCTCGGCAGCAACCGCTCGGCCCGCATGCGCGACGTGCTCGCCACCATCCAGGCCGACCAGGACGAGATCATCCGGGCCGGATCCCGCGGCGCCCTCGTCGTCGACGGCGGCCCGGGCACGGGCAAGACCGTCGTCGCCCTGCACCGCTCCGCCTACCTGCTCTACTCCGACCCCCGCCTCGGGCACCGTCGGGGCGGGGTCCTGTTCGTCGGTCCGCACCAGCCCTACCTGTCCTACGTCGCCGACGTCCTGCCCAGCCTCGGCGAGGAGGGCGTACGGACCTGCACCCTGCGCGACCTCGTCGCCGAGGGAGCCGCGGCGGTGGCCGAGACCGACCCGGAGGTGGCCCGGCTGAAGGCATCCGCGGAGCTGGTGAAGGCGATCGAACCGGCCGTCCGCCTCTATGAGGAGCCGCCCACCGAGGGCATGACGGTGTCGACCCACTGGTCCGACCTCTGGCTGAGCGCCGACGACTGGGCGGCCGCCTTCGAGGCGGTCGAGCCCGGCACCCCGCACAACGAGGCCCGTGAGCAGATCCTGGAGGAGCTGCTGACCCTCCTGATGGACAAGGACGACAGCGAGGCCGCCCCCCACCTGGTCCGGCGCTCGCTCCTCCAGGACCAGGACCTGATCCGCACCCTCCACCGTGCCTGGCCGATGCTCGACGCGGCCGAGCTGGTCGCGGACCTGTGGTCGGTGCCCGCGTACCTGCGCAAGTGCGCGCCGTGGCTCGCCCCCGAGGACGTACGCAGGCTGCGGCGCCCGGACGGCCAGGCCTGGACCGTGTCCGACCTGCCCTTCCTCGACGCGGCGCGGCAGCGGCTCGGTGACCCGGAGGCCTCCCGCCGCAAGCGCCGCAACGAAGCGGCCGTCGCCGCCGAACGCGCGCGCCGGGCCGACGCCATCGACAGCCTGCTGCAGAACACCGTGATCGACGAGAGCGAGGGCGCGCTCGGCATGCTGCACGGACGCGACCTCCAGGACACCCTGATCGACGACAGTGCGCTGGACGGCGCCGCGTCCGATCCGCTCGCCGGACCGTTCGCGCACGTCGTCGTGGACGAGGCCCAGGAACTGACCGACGCGGAATGGCAGATGCTGCTGCTGCGCTGCCCGTCCCGCAGCTTCACCATCGTCGGGGACCGCGCCCAGGCCCGGCACGGGTTCACGGAGTCCTGGGGAGAGCGGCTGGAGCGGGCCGGGCTCGACCGGATCACCGTGGCGTCCCTGAGCGTCAACTACCGGACACCGGAAGAGGTCATGGCGCAGGCCGAACCGGCCATCCGGGCCGCGCTCCCCGACGCCAACGTGCCGACGTCCATCCGCAGCAGCGGCATCCCCGTCGTCCACGGACCGGTCACGGACCTGGACGCCGTCCTCGACGGCTGGCTCGCCGAGCACGCCGAGGGCACCGCGTGCGTCATCGGCGCGGGCGGAGCCGGCCTCGCCGCGCGGCAGGAGACCGCCCGCGTCCGGTCGCTCACCCCGGAACTGTCGAAGGGCCTCGAATTCGACCTGGTCGTCCTCATCGACCCGGACTCCTTCGGAGGGGGCATCGAAGGAGCCGTCGACCGCTATGTCGCGATGACCCGCGCGACCCGGCAGCTCGTCGTCCTGACGAGCGCCGGACGATCGGAGGGCTAGCTAGCCGACGGGCCAGGAGTCGGCGAGCATCTGCCGGGTGTCGGCGAGGAGTTGGGGCAGCACCTTGGTGTGTCCGACCACCGGCATGAAGTTCGTGTCCCCGCCCCAGCGGGGCACGATGTGCTGGTGCAGGTGCGCGGCGATCCCGGCTCCGGCGGCGGCGCCCTGGTTCATCCCGATGTTGAAGCCGTGCGCGCCGGAGGCCTTGCGGAGCGCGACCATGGCCCGCTTGGTGAGGTCGGCGAGCTCCGCCGTCTCCAGGGAGTCCAGCTCGGTGTAGTCGGCGACGTGCCGGTAGGGGACGACCATGAGGTGTCCGCCGTTGTACGGGTAGAGGTTGAGCACGGCGTAGACGTGCTTGCCCCGGGCCACGATCAGCCCGTCCGCGTCGGACATCTCCGGAATCCCGCAGAAGGGACAGCCGTCCCCGGCCTCCGGGCCGGTCGGCTTGTTCTCCCCCTGGATGTACGCCATCCGGTGGGGCGTCCACAGCCGCTGGAACGCGTCCTGCGTGCCCACACCGATCTGCTGCTCCGGCTCACTCGTCATGGGATGCAGCATATGACCTTGCCGTGGCGGACGAGGAAGGCCCCCGGGAAGTGATCACTTCCCGGGGGGGCGGACCCCGCGCTGCGGTGCGTACGGATCAGACCTGGACGCGGTCCTGGACGACCTGGACCAGCTTCGCCAGGGCATCGGCCTTGGGTACGCCGTTCTCCTGCGAGCCGTCGCGGTAGCGGAAGGAGACCGTGCCGGCCGCCATGTCCTCGTCACCGACGATGATCATGAACGGGACCTTGAGCTTCTGCTGGTTGCGG
This is a stretch of genomic DNA from Streptomyces sp. NBC_00536. It encodes these proteins:
- a CDS encoding glycosyltransferase family 4 protein is translated as MKIGIVCPYSWDVPGGVQFHIRDLAEHLIDRGHQVSVLAPADEDTPLPPYVVSAGRAVPVPYNGSVARLNFGFISAARVRRWLHEGTFDVIHIHEPTSPSLGLLSCWAAQGPIVATFHTSNPRSRAMIAAYPILQPALEKISARIAVSEYARRTLVEHLGGDAVVIPNGVDVGFFARAEPKPEWQGATLGFIGRIDEPRKGMPVLMAAFPKIVEACPDVRLLVAGRGDEEEAVASLPPALRARVEFLGMVSDEDKARLLRSVDVYVAPNTGGESFGIILVEALSAGAPVLASDLDAFAQVLDKGAAGELFANEDADALAAGAIALLRDPARRAALSARGSAHVRRFDWSTVGADILAVYETVTDGAASVATDERVGLRARFGLTRGATPSSFS
- the helR gene encoding RNA polymerase recycling motor ATPase HelR, which gives rise to MRLLSPLSTSAFDLPAALDPKADPALTDGDERHFADLSASLEQTIAELSDQLAVTRKAPGGIGRGAMDRDAEIHRLTARLRTLRRFGLDLCLGHIVPADGSGPVYVGRLGLTDATGRRLLLDWRSPAAEPFFAATHGNPMGLASRRRYRWTRGRISDYWDEVFTADGLEGRAALDDQSAFIASLGSNRSARMRDVLATIQADQDEIIRAGSRGALVVDGGPGTGKTVVALHRSAYLLYSDPRLGHRRGGVLFVGPHQPYLSYVADVLPSLGEEGVRTCTLRDLVAEGAAAVAETDPEVARLKASAELVKAIEPAVRLYEEPPTEGMTVSTHWSDLWLSADDWAAAFEAVEPGTPHNEAREQILEELLTLLMDKDDSEAAPHLVRRSLLQDQDLIRTLHRAWPMLDAAELVADLWSVPAYLRKCAPWLAPEDVRRLRRPDGQAWTVSDLPFLDAARQRLGDPEASRRKRRNEAAVAAERARRADAIDSLLQNTVIDESEGALGMLHGRDLQDTLIDDSALDGAASDPLAGPFAHVVVDEAQELTDAEWQMLLLRCPSRSFTIVGDRAQARHGFTESWGERLERAGLDRITVASLSVNYRTPEEVMAQAEPAIRAALPDANVPTSIRSSGIPVVHGPVTDLDAVLDGWLAEHAEGTACVIGAGGAGLAARQETARVRSLTPELSKGLEFDLVVLIDPDSFGGGIEGAVDRYVAMTRATRQLVVLTSAGRSEG
- a CDS encoding HIT family protein, which produces MLHPMTSEPEQQIGVGTQDAFQRLWTPHRMAYIQGENKPTGPEAGDGCPFCGIPEMSDADGLIVARGKHVYAVLNLYPYNGGHLMVVPYRHVADYTELDSLETAELADLTKRAMVALRKASGAHGFNIGMNQGAAAGAGIAAHLHQHIVPRWGGDTNFMPVVGHTKVLPQLLADTRQMLADSWPVG
- a CDS encoding phosphatidylinositol mannoside acyltransferase, whose translation is MGALTDRLTDGVFGLGWAGVKKLPEPVAVALGRTIADRAWKRRGKSVLRLEANLARVVPDAGPQRLRELSRAGMRSYMRYWMESFRLPAMDKERFGREVGLADEQILLDGMAAGNGVIIALPHLANWDLAGAWVTSHHGIPFTTVAERLKPESLYDRFVAYRESLGMEVLPHSGGAAFGTLARRLRSGGLICLVADRDLSSSGVEVDFFGSTARMPAGPALLAQQTGALLVPVTLWYEEAPVMRGRFHPPVQVPGTGTRDEKTTAMTQAVADAFAAGIAEHPEDWHMLQRLWLDDLEPREPHRAADRGEGAG
- a CDS encoding elongation factor G-like protein EF-G2, producing the protein MGDKTQQSGAAGRALTADRPASIRNVVLVGHSGAGKTTLVEALALTAGAVGRAGRVEDGATVSDYDEIEHRRQRSVQLSLVPVAWGDIKINILDTPGYADFVGELRAGLRAADAALFVVSAAGGATDGEDGVGLSGATRMVWDECAAVGMPRAIVVTHLEAARADYGRMAAVCGETFGADDPDAVLPLYLPLHGPAGPDGHAPVAGLLGLLSRRVYDYTSGERVERDPDPAELALITGARARLIEGIIAESEDETLMDRYLGGEEIDVKTLVDDLERAVARGTFHPVLMAAPAADGARQGLGTVELLELITGGFPTPLERPALAVTDPGGAPRPALTCDPDGPLLAEVVKTSSDPYVGRVSLVRVFSGTLRPEETLHVCGHFPGADGAAPRDLHEADERVGTLTAPFGKQQRTLTRCIAGDLACVAKLTHAETGDTLSAKADPLLMEPWAMPDPLLPLAIEAHSKADEDKLSQGLARLVAEDPTMRLEQNPHTHQLVLWCLGEAHQEVALERLRSRYGVRVDAVPHRVSLRETFGASATGRGRHVKQSGGHGQFAICEIDVEPLPAGSGIEFVDKVVGGAVPRQFIPSVEKGVRAQAARGVAAGYPLVDVRITLRDGKAHSVDSSDAAFQTAGALALREAAAEAAIQLLEPVAELVVLVPDAYVGPVMNDLAGRRGRVVGTEPAGPGRSVVRAEIPEIEIGRYAVELRSVSHGTGGFSRSYARHEPMPPQLADKMREQAEKGSQLT
- the pgsA gene encoding phosphatidylinositol phosphate synthase, with protein sequence MLNKYARAFFTRVLTPFAAFLLRRGVSPDAVTLIGTAGVMAGALVFFPRGEFFWGTITITLFVFSDLVDGNMARQAGVSSRWGAFLDSTLDRVADAAIFGGLALWYAGSGHDNMLCAVAIFCLASGQVVSYTKARGEAIGLPVAVNGLIERAERLVITLVAAGLSGLETFGVPSWIGVLLPVALWVVAVGSLVTLIQRVVTVRREAAEADAAAAAAEGGAA